One Osmerus mordax isolate fOsmMor3 chromosome 16, fOsmMor3.pri, whole genome shotgun sequence genomic window carries:
- the LOC136959366 gene encoding protein transport protein Sec61 subunit gamma, giving the protein MDQIMQFVEPSRQFVKDSIRLVKRCTKPDRKEFQKIAMATAIGFAIMGFIGFFVKLIHIPINNIIVGG; this is encoded by the exons ATGGACCAAATAATGCAGTTTGTGGAGCCCAGTCGTCAGTTTGTGAAAGACTCAATAAGGCTGGTGAAGAGATGCACCAAGCCTGACAGAAAAG aatttcaaaaaattGCCATGGCGACAGCGATAGGTTTCGCAATCATGGGCTTCATTGGCTTCTTTGTTAAGCTGATCCACATCCCCATCAACAACATCATTGT TGGCGGCTGA
- the LOC136958539 gene encoding retinol dehydrogenase 12-like: MYCNWESDARLDGKTVIITGGNTGIGKETALDLAKRGGRIILACRDVVKAEKTKAEITENSGNPNILVRPLDLADGRSIREFSQLINREESQVNILINNAGVMMCPYSKTTDGFEMQFGVNHLGHFLLTFLLLDLLKRSAPSRVITLSSMAHAWGRIQLEDINSETSYHSRRAYGQSKLANILSTRSLARRLQGTGVTVYAVHPGIVRTELKRHMNLALLISWKIVRPFTKTVVQGAQTSIFCAVEPNLDSQSGGYYCDCKLSSCDRAGRDDVMAEKLWELSCQMLGITWD; this comes from the exons ATGTATTGTAAT TGGGAGTCCGATGCCAGACTGGATGGCAAAACAGTCATCATCACTGGCGGTAATACTGGTATAGGAAAGGAAACAGCACTTGACCTGGCCAAGAGAG GGGGCAGGATCATCCTGGCTTGCAGGGATGTCGTCAAGGCTGAGAAGACCAAGGCTGAGATCACAGAGAACTCTGGGAACCCGAACATCCTGGTCAGGCCTCTGGATCTGGCAGACGGCAGGTCCATCAGGGAATTCTCACAGCTCATTAACAGAG AGGAGAGCCAGGTGAACATACTGATCAACAACGCTGGCGTCATGATGTGTCCGTACTCCAAGACTACAGACGGGTTCGAGATGCAGTTTGGGGTCAACCACCTGG GTCACTTCCTGCTCACCTTCCTGTTACTTGACCTCTTGAAGAGGTCGGCGCCGTCGCGGGTCATCACCCTGTCGTCCATGGCCCACGCCTGGGGGCGGATCCAGCTGGAGGACATCAACAGTGAGACGAGCTATCACTCCAGGCGAGCCTACGGGCAAAGCAAACTGGCCAACATCCTGTCCACACGGTCCCTGGCTAGGAGGCTGCAGG GCACAGGGGTGACCGTGTACGCCGTTCATCCAGGGATTGTGCGTACCGAGCTGAAGAGACACATGAACCTGGCCTTGCTCATCTCCTGGAAGATTGTGCGTCCTTTCACCAAGACGGTGGTTCAGGGAGCTCAGACCTCCATCTTTTGTGCTGTGGAGCCCAACCTGGACAGCCAGAGTGGGGGATACTActg tgaCTGTAAACTGTCGAGCTGTGACCGGGCTGGCAGGGATGACGTTATGGCTGAGAAGCTTTGGGAACTCAGCTGCCAAATGCTCGGAATCACGTGGGATTGA
- the LOC136959466 gene encoding probable G-protein coupled receptor 141 — MSNDTDTDNNNDIPKEYRYSLVFLYSVVLVGGVISISLMINLLQSNMRSVTTTAVLNLIIVHILFLLTVPFRIYYYASGHWKLNGGLCKVVSLMIFAHIHLAFIFYCIILVGRYLTFFRRTTQMEFYRTLHAVGASLVVWALVLLIILPVGVKEYGSNSNGTSDQCFDFGNSLEVHTVKVLNYILSCIILIVTLAIAGFQVWILGHVYRTYRALTFSHQEFWAQMKSTSFVVVMVVCFVPYNLFRIYYVSQTQRESLDPINEILLAVTSLSCLDMLTLIGRPKPICGPCCT, encoded by the coding sequence ATGTCGAACGATACTGATACCGATAACAATAACGATATCCCAAAGGAGTACAGATATTCTCTCGTGTTTCTGTACTCTGTGGTTCTAGTCGGAGGGGTTATCAGTATATCGCTCATGATCAACCTCCTTCAGTCCAACATGCGCTCTGTGACCACGACCGCTGTGCTCAACCTCATTATCGTCCACATCCTCTTTCTTCTGACCGTGCCATTCCGTATCTACTACTATGCCTCCGGCCACTGGAAACTAAATGGTGGTTTATGCAAGGTGGTCAGCTTGATGATCTTTGCTCACATCCACTTGGCCTTCATCTTCTATTGTATTATCCTTGTCGGCCGCTATCTCACGTTTTTCCGAAGAACCACCCAGATGGAATTTTACCGGACGCTGCACGCAGTGGGCGCGAGCTTGGTGGTGTGGGCCCTGGTGCTGCTTATCATACTTCCCGTTGGCGTCAAGGAGTACGGATCAAATTCAAACGGGACCAGCGACCAGTGCTTTGACTTTGGAAATTCGCTAGAAGTGCACACAGTCAAGGTGTTGAACTACATCCTCAGCTGCATAATCCTAATTGTCACTCTGGCGATAGCCGGTTTCCAGGTTTGGATTCTGGGTCACGTGTACAGAACCTATCGGGCCTTGACCTTCTCTCACCAGGAGTTCTGGGCTCAGATGAAGAGTACGTCTTTCGTAGTGGTGATGGTCGTGTGCTTCGTTCCATACAATCTGTTCAGAATTTACTATGTGAGTCAAACCCAAAGAGAATCTCTGGACCCAATCAATGAGATCCTTTTGGCGGTGACGTCTCTTAGTTGTTTGGACATGCTGACATTGATTGGTAGGCCAAAGCCCATCTGCGGACCCTGCTGCACGTGA
- the tgs1 gene encoding trimethylguanosine synthase isoform X2 produces MIDNSKWNVVADIIFSQKSLHGDEEIHCLCSRAFVQDRELYRSDNRYLISGLTDGGQRGNKFSELEEELPGEEEEEDCKVEAESEDEETKLMASMGLPVAFISSSAERKVRNKSKRRVANHWQAPPAEEEEETDEGDPEVGEGGQEETQDNGWESYWSEHGESLLWQSWLEKHPDSHPGALPPWDCPDSQPAWEQHAQETFLLYWEQFTYWASQGWSAHSDFTDPGLEGESRGPGGVGSGCEVEAEDGRTHAESSRAAEDAEVLSGQMGQACAGDVADLIGQMSLQSEGGSRIGVGEQTADDDWPVCGGGGPCDGGDRKRAASSSKQSTPSRGSEQRGQSTSSEKASGQNRLSNDPQDGSDDEEPPERRWTHIKRSHEQDVEESPPMSVDEAWDKLGLKRNPQPRFESVLKFKPSPRVPACSGRANRKQRTVGGSAACRINKHTFFTEDGEQTQPLESRTVLKVQNFLQRVKRESEGDAVLQDPSAEGAGETQPHRERRTSASVGGEEEEEEEVKEESVGGDGNEEEEAGPALPPSTELDTSTKLQPPALLHVFTRTDDDDEEEEDEDGGRVLVPLDVPDFLIPDPPENQSHPGESRKSKKQKKKKVKRRGRCGAMPPEIAAEPDLAKYWAQRYRLFSRFDEGIKMDHEGWFSVTPEKIAEHIALRVQESFHCDLIIDAFCGVGGNAIQFALTGKRVLAIDIDPVRLALARHNAQVYQVAERIDFLQGDFLQLAPRLRGDVVFLSPPWGGPDYLTADVFNIKTMMDPDGFDIFQLSKMISENIVYFLPRNADMDQIASLAGPGGKVEVEQNFLNNKLKTITAYFGNLIKSD; encoded by the exons ATGATTGATAATAGCAAATGGAATGTGGTTGCTGACATTATTTTTAGCCAAAAAAGCCTGCACGGTGACGAGGAAATACACTGTCTCTGTTCGAGAGCTTTTGTTCA GGATCGTGAGCTGTACAGATCTGACAACAGATACCTCATCTCCGGCCTGACGGATGGAGGGCAGCGTGGTAATAAGTTCTCAGAGTTAGAGGAGGAGCTGccaggtgaggaggaagaggaggattgcAAAGTGGAGGCTGAGTCTGAAGATGAAGAAACCAAGTTAATGGCCAGTATGGGGTTGCCAGTGGCCTTCATCAGTTCCTCAGCAGAAAGGAAAGTG AGAAATAAGTCCAAAAGGAGAGTAGCCAATCACTGGCAGGCACCCCctgcggaggaagaggaggaaactgATGAAGGTGACCCAGAGGT aggcgaaggagggcaggaggagactcAGGACAATGGCTGGGAGTCCTACTGGA GTGAGCATGGGGAAAGTCTGCTGTGGCAGAGTTGGCTGGAGAAGCACCCTGACAGCCACCCTGGAGCGCTTCCCCCCTGGGACTGTCCCGACAGCCAGCCTGCCTGGGAGCAGCACGCCCAGGAGACCTTCCTGCTTTACTGGGAGCAGTTCACCTACTGGGCCTCCCAGGGATGGAGCGCCCACAGCGACTTCACCGAccctgggctggagggggagagcaggggcccTGGAGGTGTGGGAAGTGGATGTGAGGTCGAGGCGGAGGACGGAAGGACGCATGCGGAGTCGTCCCGTGCTGCTGAAGATGCTGAGGTTCTGAGTGGACAGATGGGCCAGGCGTGCGCTGGGGATGTAGCGGATCTGATTGGTCAGATGAGCCTGCAATCAGAGGGAGGGAGCCGGATTGGCGTTGGAGAACAGACAGCAGATGATGATTGGCCGGTCTGTGGGGGGGGCGGGCCTTGTGATGGTGGGGATCGTAAGAGGGCTGCCTCCTCCTCAAAGCAGAGCACACCATCCAGAG GTTCAGAGCAGAGAGGCCAGAGCACGAGCAGTGAGAAGGCATCAGGCCAGAATAGACTGTCGAACGACCCCCAGGATGGCAGTGATGATGAGGAACCACCAGAGAGAAGATGGACCCACATCAAACGAAG CCACGAGCAGGATGTGGAGGAAAGCCCACCCATGTCTGTGGACGAGGCCTGGGACAAACTGGGCCTGAAACGCAACCCACAGCCCAG gttcGAGAGTGTCCTGAAGTTCAAGCCCAGCCCCCGTGTCCCAGCATGCTCTGGGAGGGCTAACAGGAAGCAGCGTACAGTGGGAGGAAGTGCAGCCTGCCGCATCAACAAGCACACCTTCTTCACAGAGGACGGAGAGCAGACACAGCCCCTCGAGAGCAGGACCGTCCTGAAG GTGCAGAACTTCCTTCAGAGAGtcaagagggagagcgagggagacgcAGTTCTCCAAGACccgtcagcagagggcgccggCGAGACGCAGccccacagagagagacgaACATCTGCATCTGTGGGGggcgaagaagaagaggaggaggaggtgaaggaggagagtgtgggagGAGACGgaaacgaggaagaggaggctggACCTGCTCTTCCTCCCAGTACGGAGTTGGACACCAGTACGAAACTCCAACCTCCAGCTCTCCTGCATGTCTTCACCAGAACGGATGATgacgatgaagaggaggaggatgaagacggAGGCCGGGTGCTGGTTCCCCTGGATGTTCCGGACTTCCTGATACCCGACCCACCCGAGAACCAAAGCCACCCAG gagagagcaggaagagtaagaaacagaagaagaagaaggtgaagaggagggggaggtgtggagcgATGCCGCCTGAGATCGCTGCAGAGCCGGACCTGGCCAAGTACTGGGCCCAGCGCTACCGGCTGTTCTCCCGCTTCGACGAGGGCATCAAGATGGACCACG AGGGCTGGTTCTCCGTGACTCCAGAGAAGATAGCGGAGCACATCGCCTTGAGGGTCCAGGAAAGCTTCCACTGTGACCTCATCATCGACGCCTTCTGCGGGGTCGGGGGCAACGCCATCCAGTTTGCCCTCACAGGGAAGCGAG tgCTCGCCATCGATATCGACCCTGTGCGCCTGGCTCTGGCCCGTCACAACGCCCAGGTCTACCAGGTGGCCGAGCGCATCGACTTCCTGCAGGGGGACTTCCTGCAGCTGGCGCCACGGTTACGCGGCGACGTGGTGTTCCTCAGCCCGCCATGGGGGGGCCCCGACTACCTCACAGCAGACGTGTTCAACATCAAGACCATGATGGACCCAGACGG GTTTGACATTTTTCAGTTGTCAAAAATGATATCAGAGAATATAGTGTACTTCCTCCCTCGGAATGCGGATATGGACCAG ATCGCTTCCCTTGCCGGACCAGGGGGCAAAGTCGAGGTGGAACAGAACTTCCTCAACAACAAGTTGAAGACCATCACTGCCTACTTTGGCAATCTGATTAAATCGGACTAA
- the tgs1 gene encoding trimethylguanosine synthase isoform X3 yields MIDNSKWNVVADIIFSQKSLHGDEEIHCLCSRAFVQDRELYRSDNRYLISGLTDGGQRGNKFSELEEELPGEEEEEDCKVEAESEDEETKLMASMGLPVAFISSSAERKVRNKSKRRVANHWQAPPAEEEEETDEGDPEVFEPREEGETQRGEGGQEETQDNGWESYWSEHGESLLWQSWLEKHPDSHPGALPPWDCPDSQPAWEQHAQETFLLYWEQFTYWASQGWSAHSDFTDPGLEGESRGPGGVGSGCEVEAEDGRTHAESSRAAEDAEVLSGQMGQACAGDVADLIGQMSLQSEGGSRIGVGEQTADDDWPVCGGGGPCDGGDRKRAASSSKQSTPSRGSEQRGQSTSSEKASGQNRLSNDPQDGSDDEEPPERRWTHIKRRFESVLKFKPSPRVPACSGRANRKQRTVGGSAACRINKHTFFTEDGEQTQPLESRTVLKVQNFLQRVKRESEGDAVLQDPSAEGAGETQPHRERRTSASVGGEEEEEEEVKEESVGGDGNEEEEAGPALPPSTELDTSTKLQPPALLHVFTRTDDDDEEEEDEDGGRVLVPLDVPDFLIPDPPENQSHPGESRKSKKQKKKKVKRRGRCGAMPPEIAAEPDLAKYWAQRYRLFSRFDEGIKMDHEGWFSVTPEKIAEHIALRVQESFHCDLIIDAFCGVGGNAIQFALTGKRVLAIDIDPVRLALARHNAQVYQVAERIDFLQGDFLQLAPRLRGDVVFLSPPWGGPDYLTADVFNIKTMMDPDGFDIFQLSKMISENIVYFLPRNADMDQIASLAGPGGKVEVEQNFLNNKLKTITAYFGNLIKSD; encoded by the exons ATGATTGATAATAGCAAATGGAATGTGGTTGCTGACATTATTTTTAGCCAAAAAAGCCTGCACGGTGACGAGGAAATACACTGTCTCTGTTCGAGAGCTTTTGTTCA GGATCGTGAGCTGTACAGATCTGACAACAGATACCTCATCTCCGGCCTGACGGATGGAGGGCAGCGTGGTAATAAGTTCTCAGAGTTAGAGGAGGAGCTGccaggtgaggaggaagaggaggattgcAAAGTGGAGGCTGAGTCTGAAGATGAAGAAACCAAGTTAATGGCCAGTATGGGGTTGCCAGTGGCCTTCATCAGTTCCTCAGCAGAAAGGAAAGTG AGAAATAAGTCCAAAAGGAGAGTAGCCAATCACTGGCAGGCACCCCctgcggaggaagaggaggaaactgATGAAGGTGACCCAGAGGTGTTTGagcccagagaggagggggagacacagagaggcgaaggagggcaggaggagactcAGGACAATGGCTGGGAGTCCTACTGGA GTGAGCATGGGGAAAGTCTGCTGTGGCAGAGTTGGCTGGAGAAGCACCCTGACAGCCACCCTGGAGCGCTTCCCCCCTGGGACTGTCCCGACAGCCAGCCTGCCTGGGAGCAGCACGCCCAGGAGACCTTCCTGCTTTACTGGGAGCAGTTCACCTACTGGGCCTCCCAGGGATGGAGCGCCCACAGCGACTTCACCGAccctgggctggagggggagagcaggggcccTGGAGGTGTGGGAAGTGGATGTGAGGTCGAGGCGGAGGACGGAAGGACGCATGCGGAGTCGTCCCGTGCTGCTGAAGATGCTGAGGTTCTGAGTGGACAGATGGGCCAGGCGTGCGCTGGGGATGTAGCGGATCTGATTGGTCAGATGAGCCTGCAATCAGAGGGAGGGAGCCGGATTGGCGTTGGAGAACAGACAGCAGATGATGATTGGCCGGTCTGTGGGGGGGGCGGGCCTTGTGATGGTGGGGATCGTAAGAGGGCTGCCTCCTCCTCAAAGCAGAGCACACCATCCAGAG GTTCAGAGCAGAGAGGCCAGAGCACGAGCAGTGAGAAGGCATCAGGCCAGAATAGACTGTCGAACGACCCCCAGGATGGCAGTGATGATGAGGAACCACCAGAGAGAAGATGGACCCACATCAAACGAAG gttcGAGAGTGTCCTGAAGTTCAAGCCCAGCCCCCGTGTCCCAGCATGCTCTGGGAGGGCTAACAGGAAGCAGCGTACAGTGGGAGGAAGTGCAGCCTGCCGCATCAACAAGCACACCTTCTTCACAGAGGACGGAGAGCAGACACAGCCCCTCGAGAGCAGGACCGTCCTGAAG GTGCAGAACTTCCTTCAGAGAGtcaagagggagagcgagggagacgcAGTTCTCCAAGACccgtcagcagagggcgccggCGAGACGCAGccccacagagagagacgaACATCTGCATCTGTGGGGggcgaagaagaagaggaggaggaggtgaaggaggagagtgtgggagGAGACGgaaacgaggaagaggaggctggACCTGCTCTTCCTCCCAGTACGGAGTTGGACACCAGTACGAAACTCCAACCTCCAGCTCTCCTGCATGTCTTCACCAGAACGGATGATgacgatgaagaggaggaggatgaagacggAGGCCGGGTGCTGGTTCCCCTGGATGTTCCGGACTTCCTGATACCCGACCCACCCGAGAACCAAAGCCACCCAG gagagagcaggaagagtaagaaacagaagaagaagaaggtgaagaggagggggaggtgtggagcgATGCCGCCTGAGATCGCTGCAGAGCCGGACCTGGCCAAGTACTGGGCCCAGCGCTACCGGCTGTTCTCCCGCTTCGACGAGGGCATCAAGATGGACCACG AGGGCTGGTTCTCCGTGACTCCAGAGAAGATAGCGGAGCACATCGCCTTGAGGGTCCAGGAAAGCTTCCACTGTGACCTCATCATCGACGCCTTCTGCGGGGTCGGGGGCAACGCCATCCAGTTTGCCCTCACAGGGAAGCGAG tgCTCGCCATCGATATCGACCCTGTGCGCCTGGCTCTGGCCCGTCACAACGCCCAGGTCTACCAGGTGGCCGAGCGCATCGACTTCCTGCAGGGGGACTTCCTGCAGCTGGCGCCACGGTTACGCGGCGACGTGGTGTTCCTCAGCCCGCCATGGGGGGGCCCCGACTACCTCACAGCAGACGTGTTCAACATCAAGACCATGATGGACCCAGACGG GTTTGACATTTTTCAGTTGTCAAAAATGATATCAGAGAATATAGTGTACTTCCTCCCTCGGAATGCGGATATGGACCAG ATCGCTTCCCTTGCCGGACCAGGGGGCAAAGTCGAGGTGGAACAGAACTTCCTCAACAACAAGTTGAAGACCATCACTGCCTACTTTGGCAATCTGATTAAATCGGACTAA
- the tgs1 gene encoding trimethylguanosine synthase isoform X1, giving the protein MIDNSKWNVVADIIFSQKSLHGDEEIHCLCSRAFVQDRELYRSDNRYLISGLTDGGQRGNKFSELEEELPGEEEEEDCKVEAESEDEETKLMASMGLPVAFISSSAERKVRNKSKRRVANHWQAPPAEEEEETDEGDPEVFEPREEGETQRGEGGQEETQDNGWESYWSEHGESLLWQSWLEKHPDSHPGALPPWDCPDSQPAWEQHAQETFLLYWEQFTYWASQGWSAHSDFTDPGLEGESRGPGGVGSGCEVEAEDGRTHAESSRAAEDAEVLSGQMGQACAGDVADLIGQMSLQSEGGSRIGVGEQTADDDWPVCGGGGPCDGGDRKRAASSSKQSTPSRGSEQRGQSTSSEKASGQNRLSNDPQDGSDDEEPPERRWTHIKRSHEQDVEESPPMSVDEAWDKLGLKRNPQPRFESVLKFKPSPRVPACSGRANRKQRTVGGSAACRINKHTFFTEDGEQTQPLESRTVLKVQNFLQRVKRESEGDAVLQDPSAEGAGETQPHRERRTSASVGGEEEEEEEVKEESVGGDGNEEEEAGPALPPSTELDTSTKLQPPALLHVFTRTDDDDEEEEDEDGGRVLVPLDVPDFLIPDPPENQSHPGESRKSKKQKKKKVKRRGRCGAMPPEIAAEPDLAKYWAQRYRLFSRFDEGIKMDHEGWFSVTPEKIAEHIALRVQESFHCDLIIDAFCGVGGNAIQFALTGKRVLAIDIDPVRLALARHNAQVYQVAERIDFLQGDFLQLAPRLRGDVVFLSPPWGGPDYLTADVFNIKTMMDPDGFDIFQLSKMISENIVYFLPRNADMDQIASLAGPGGKVEVEQNFLNNKLKTITAYFGNLIKSD; this is encoded by the exons ATGATTGATAATAGCAAATGGAATGTGGTTGCTGACATTATTTTTAGCCAAAAAAGCCTGCACGGTGACGAGGAAATACACTGTCTCTGTTCGAGAGCTTTTGTTCA GGATCGTGAGCTGTACAGATCTGACAACAGATACCTCATCTCCGGCCTGACGGATGGAGGGCAGCGTGGTAATAAGTTCTCAGAGTTAGAGGAGGAGCTGccaggtgaggaggaagaggaggattgcAAAGTGGAGGCTGAGTCTGAAGATGAAGAAACCAAGTTAATGGCCAGTATGGGGTTGCCAGTGGCCTTCATCAGTTCCTCAGCAGAAAGGAAAGTG AGAAATAAGTCCAAAAGGAGAGTAGCCAATCACTGGCAGGCACCCCctgcggaggaagaggaggaaactgATGAAGGTGACCCAGAGGTGTTTGagcccagagaggagggggagacacagagaggcgaaggagggcaggaggagactcAGGACAATGGCTGGGAGTCCTACTGGA GTGAGCATGGGGAAAGTCTGCTGTGGCAGAGTTGGCTGGAGAAGCACCCTGACAGCCACCCTGGAGCGCTTCCCCCCTGGGACTGTCCCGACAGCCAGCCTGCCTGGGAGCAGCACGCCCAGGAGACCTTCCTGCTTTACTGGGAGCAGTTCACCTACTGGGCCTCCCAGGGATGGAGCGCCCACAGCGACTTCACCGAccctgggctggagggggagagcaggggcccTGGAGGTGTGGGAAGTGGATGTGAGGTCGAGGCGGAGGACGGAAGGACGCATGCGGAGTCGTCCCGTGCTGCTGAAGATGCTGAGGTTCTGAGTGGACAGATGGGCCAGGCGTGCGCTGGGGATGTAGCGGATCTGATTGGTCAGATGAGCCTGCAATCAGAGGGAGGGAGCCGGATTGGCGTTGGAGAACAGACAGCAGATGATGATTGGCCGGTCTGTGGGGGGGGCGGGCCTTGTGATGGTGGGGATCGTAAGAGGGCTGCCTCCTCCTCAAAGCAGAGCACACCATCCAGAG GTTCAGAGCAGAGAGGCCAGAGCACGAGCAGTGAGAAGGCATCAGGCCAGAATAGACTGTCGAACGACCCCCAGGATGGCAGTGATGATGAGGAACCACCAGAGAGAAGATGGACCCACATCAAACGAAG CCACGAGCAGGATGTGGAGGAAAGCCCACCCATGTCTGTGGACGAGGCCTGGGACAAACTGGGCCTGAAACGCAACCCACAGCCCAG gttcGAGAGTGTCCTGAAGTTCAAGCCCAGCCCCCGTGTCCCAGCATGCTCTGGGAGGGCTAACAGGAAGCAGCGTACAGTGGGAGGAAGTGCAGCCTGCCGCATCAACAAGCACACCTTCTTCACAGAGGACGGAGAGCAGACACAGCCCCTCGAGAGCAGGACCGTCCTGAAG GTGCAGAACTTCCTTCAGAGAGtcaagagggagagcgagggagacgcAGTTCTCCAAGACccgtcagcagagggcgccggCGAGACGCAGccccacagagagagacgaACATCTGCATCTGTGGGGggcgaagaagaagaggaggaggaggtgaaggaggagagtgtgggagGAGACGgaaacgaggaagaggaggctggACCTGCTCTTCCTCCCAGTACGGAGTTGGACACCAGTACGAAACTCCAACCTCCAGCTCTCCTGCATGTCTTCACCAGAACGGATGATgacgatgaagaggaggaggatgaagacggAGGCCGGGTGCTGGTTCCCCTGGATGTTCCGGACTTCCTGATACCCGACCCACCCGAGAACCAAAGCCACCCAG gagagagcaggaagagtaagaaacagaagaagaagaaggtgaagaggagggggaggtgtggagcgATGCCGCCTGAGATCGCTGCAGAGCCGGACCTGGCCAAGTACTGGGCCCAGCGCTACCGGCTGTTCTCCCGCTTCGACGAGGGCATCAAGATGGACCACG AGGGCTGGTTCTCCGTGACTCCAGAGAAGATAGCGGAGCACATCGCCTTGAGGGTCCAGGAAAGCTTCCACTGTGACCTCATCATCGACGCCTTCTGCGGGGTCGGGGGCAACGCCATCCAGTTTGCCCTCACAGGGAAGCGAG tgCTCGCCATCGATATCGACCCTGTGCGCCTGGCTCTGGCCCGTCACAACGCCCAGGTCTACCAGGTGGCCGAGCGCATCGACTTCCTGCAGGGGGACTTCCTGCAGCTGGCGCCACGGTTACGCGGCGACGTGGTGTTCCTCAGCCCGCCATGGGGGGGCCCCGACTACCTCACAGCAGACGTGTTCAACATCAAGACCATGATGGACCCAGACGG GTTTGACATTTTTCAGTTGTCAAAAATGATATCAGAGAATATAGTGTACTTCCTCCCTCGGAATGCGGATATGGACCAG ATCGCTTCCCTTGCCGGACCAGGGGGCAAAGTCGAGGTGGAACAGAACTTCCTCAACAACAAGTTGAAGACCATCACTGCCTACTTTGGCAATCTGATTAAATCGGACTAA